The nucleotide sequence GCTCGTGCACGGCGTGCAGATGCGGAAGATCGCCGAGAGCCTGTCCATGTGACGGAGCCGGAATCGATGATGCCGTTCGCCGCGACCCTCGAGAAGCACGGCCTTTCCCTGGTCCGGGGAGAGGCCCGCGCCCTCCAGATCAACACGGGTCTCCTGTGCGACCGCCGCTGCCGGCACTGCCACCTGGAAGCCGGACCGGACCGTCGCGAGGTCATGTCCCGGGAGACCATGGCGGCGGTCATCGCCTTCGCGGAAAGATTTCCGTTCCGGGCCGTCGACATCACCGGCGGCGCTCCGGAGTTGGTTCCCGACCTCCCTTTTCTCATCGAGGGGCTGGTCCCGCGGACCGCGCGGCTGATGCTGCGGTCGAACCTCACGGCCCTTGCGGCTCCGGCCCGCGAAGAGATCCTGTCCCTGTGCGTCTCCCGGCGCGTCGTGCTGATCGCGTCGTTCCCGTCGACGAATCCCGCGCAGGCGGACGCGCAGCGGGGAGCCGGCTTCACGGAAGGAGGGATCACCGCCATCCGGAATCTGAACGCGGCGGGGTACGGCGTGGAGGGGTCCGGCCTGGAGCTGCACCTCGTCTCGAACCCGGTCGGCGCGTTCCTTCCCGCCCCTCAGGCGCAGGCGGAGGGGAAATTCCGGAGCGACCTGCTCCGGAAGTGGGGAATCGCGTTCAACGAGCTGTACACGTTCGCGAACGTTCCGCTCGGGCGGTTCCGGAGTTGGCTGGCGGAATCGGGGAACTTCGACCGGTACATGCGGACGCTTCAGGACGGGTTCAACCCGTGCACGGTGGAAGGGCTCATGTGCCGGACCCAGCTTTCCGTGTCGTGGGACGGCCACCTGTACGATTGCGACTTCAACCTGGCGGTGGGGCGGCACCAGGGAGAGCGGAAGTCGCACGTATCGGAGATTCGGGATTTGCCGTCCCCGGGGTCCCCGATCGCGGCCGGCGATTACTGCTACGCGTGCACGGCCGGCTCCGGCTTCACTTGAGGGGGCGCGATATCGGCCCCGGAGGGGCCGCCCCTTTCAGGATCCTCTCCTCGATGAAATCCGCGACCTGATCGGGCGCGTTGAGATCGAGGAGGGGAACGTCCACCGCAAGCGGCGCGTCGCTTACGACCGCAAGCAGCGCAGGGTCGTCGAATTCCCCGCGGCAGATCAGGGGAGCGTTCATCTCCTTCCGGCAAAGCTCGATCTTCGGCAGGGCGCTCTTCCGGAATCCCTCGACGAGCACCAGGTCCATGTCGCGGAAATAGCGGTCGATGAGTTCCTCCGCCGGGGGAGACTGGGGATGGTTCTTCACCAGCGCGAGCTTCTCCGACGACGTGATCAGCACGGTGGCCGCGCCGGCGGCGGTCAGGCGGTGGCTGTCCTTCCCCGGGCGATCGATGTCGAACCGGTGCGCGTCGTGCTTGATGGCGCCGACCCGGTACCCGCGCCCGGCCAGGATCGGCAGGAGCCGCTCCAGGAGGGTGGTCTTCCCCGTGCCGGACCGGGCGATGAAGGCGACGGCCGCAACGGTCATCGCGCGACTCCGCCCGGGAGGCCGCGCCCTTCCGCGGCCGGGAACCAGTGCCTCGTCCGGTTGCAGAACGCGCAGACGGAGAGCATGACCGGAACCTCCACCAGGACGCCGACCACCGTGGCGAGCGCCGCGCCGGACCCCGCCCCGTAGAGGGCGATCGCGGTCGCCACCGCCAGCTCGAAGAAATTGCTCGCCCCGATCAGCGCCCCGGGCGCCGCCACGTTGTGGGGGACCTTCAGCCACTTCATCAGCCCGTAGACCAGCGACGAGTTGAAGTACACCTGGATCAGGATCGGGACGGCGATCAGGAGGATGTGGAAGAAGCGGGTCGTGATGTTGTCCGCCTGGAA is from Deltaproteobacteria bacterium and encodes:
- the arsS gene encoding arsenosugar biosynthesis radical SAM protein ArsS (Some members of this family are selenoproteins.), which gives rise to MMPFAATLEKHGLSLVRGEARALQINTGLLCDRRCRHCHLEAGPDRREVMSRETMAAVIAFAERFPFRAVDITGGAPELVPDLPFLIEGLVPRTARLMLRSNLTALAAPAREEILSLCVSRRVVLIASFPSTNPAQADAQRGAGFTEGGITAIRNLNAAGYGVEGSGLELHLVSNPVGAFLPAPQAQAEGKFRSDLLRKWGIAFNELYTFANVPLGRFRSWLAESGNFDRYMRTLQDGFNPCTVEGLMCRTQLSVSWDGHLYDCDFNLAVGRHQGERKSHVSEIRDLPSPGSPIAAGDYCYACTAGSGFT
- the mobB gene encoding molybdopterin-guanine dinucleotide biosynthesis protein B, producing MTVAAVAFIARSGTGKTTLLERLLPILAGRGYRVGAIKHDAHRFDIDRPGKDSHRLTAAGAATVLITSSEKLALVKNHPQSPPAEELIDRYFRDMDLVLVEGFRKSALPKIELCRKEMNAPLICRGEFDDPALLAVVSDAPLAVDVPLLDLNAPDQVADFIEERILKGAAPPGPISRPLK